A portion of the Candidatus Scalindua japonica genome contains these proteins:
- a CDS encoding type II toxin-antitoxin system RelE/ParE family toxin produces MNKIIASNHFLKFKKKSPKKLQLEIDNEVKNIINNPEIGELKKGDLKTIRIYKFRYKAQFYLLSYEVKGKTLYLYLVGTHENYYKQLKRYLS; encoded by the coding sequence ATGAATAAAATAATCGCTTCAAACCACTTCTTGAAATTTAAAAAGAAATCGCCTAAGAAATTACAATTAGAAATAGACAATGAGGTTAAAAATATCATAAACAACCCTGAAATTGGTGAACTGAAAAAGGGTGATCTTAAAACAATACGTATTTATAAGTTCAGGTATAAAGCACAGTTTTATTTGCTTTCATACGAGGTCAAAGGGAAAACGTTATATTTATATCTAGTTGGTACACACGAAAATTACTATAAACAGTTAAAG